Proteins from a genomic interval of Gordonia sp. SL306:
- the glgP gene encoding alpha-glucan family phosphorylase — MKAFRRFTVRVPLPAELTDLADLAHNLRWAWHAPTQELFAAIDPALWHDTADPLRLLAEVDPDRIAELARDHAFLDRLAIVREDLERYTSRPRWFGDYAADLAPEAVAPQAIAYFSMEFGISEVLPIYSGGLGILAGDHLKAASDLGLPLVGVGLFYRSGYFHQSLSHDGWQVERYPVNDPTSLPLSILADDDGPVVVTISMPGGRTLDAQVWVATVGRIPLLLLDSDLPTNDEELRNVTDRLYGGDQDHRIKQEILLGIGGVRAVREYVRISGHAVPTVFHMNEGHAGFLGVERIRELCSDPAPGATGPLDFDTAEAVVRASNIFTTHTPVPAGIDRFPLDMVRYYLDADDAGNSRLVPGLSVATVLDLGDEADPGVFNMAHMGFRLGQRSNGVSQLHGAVSREMFADLWPGFDAGEVPIGAVTNGVHGPTWTARRWQELAVDDGDGAAGVVAELPADEIWEIRSTLRARLVDEVRRRAHASGRDRGFTDAELGWTGDIFDPTALTIGFARRAATYKRLTLMLRDPERMRRILTDPDRPVQLVIAGKAHPADDGGKALIQQVVRFTDDPDLRDRIVFLPDYDISMAREIYAGCDVWLNNPVRPMEACGTSGMKSAMNGGLNLSILDGWWDEMADGENGWAIPSAEGVADEHRRDDLEAEALYSLLEETVIPMFYNRSGAGVPDRWVEMVRHTLNRLGPKVQASRMVRDYTTALYGPAATQFASICADEFAPAHDLADYRHLLDRSWPAVQIAGIDESGSGDSLVEDSPQRVSLTLTAHVALGELTADRVRVQALVGRVTDDGEIIDPVIAEMTPTAGTDPSGRTLFVSTVSPARSGRHGYTARVLPRHPQLSDDAELGLVRYPVGTAADAGPAWAGTSPVSGAHS, encoded by the coding sequence GTGAAAGCCTTCCGCCGGTTCACCGTTCGGGTGCCGTTACCAGCCGAGCTCACCGACCTCGCCGACCTCGCCCACAACCTGCGCTGGGCATGGCACGCCCCGACCCAGGAGCTGTTCGCCGCGATCGATCCGGCGCTCTGGCACGACACGGCCGATCCGCTGCGACTGCTCGCGGAGGTGGATCCGGACCGCATCGCGGAGCTGGCCCGGGATCATGCCTTCCTCGACCGGCTCGCGATCGTGCGTGAGGACCTCGAACGCTATACGAGCCGACCCCGGTGGTTCGGCGACTATGCCGCCGACCTGGCGCCGGAAGCCGTTGCACCGCAAGCCATCGCCTACTTCTCGATGGAGTTCGGCATCTCCGAGGTGCTACCCATCTACTCCGGCGGACTCGGCATCCTCGCAGGCGACCATCTGAAGGCCGCCTCCGACCTCGGTCTGCCCCTGGTCGGCGTCGGCCTCTTCTACCGGTCGGGCTACTTCCACCAGAGTCTGTCCCACGACGGCTGGCAGGTCGAGCGTTATCCGGTCAACGACCCGACGTCACTGCCGCTGAGCATCCTCGCCGACGACGACGGTCCGGTCGTCGTGACGATCTCCATGCCGGGCGGCCGGACCCTCGACGCCCAGGTATGGGTGGCGACGGTCGGCCGGATCCCGCTCCTGCTGCTCGACTCCGATCTGCCCACCAACGACGAGGAACTCCGCAACGTCACCGACCGGCTCTACGGCGGCGATCAGGACCACCGCATCAAGCAGGAGATCCTGCTCGGCATCGGGGGCGTACGCGCAGTACGGGAGTACGTCCGGATCAGCGGGCACGCCGTCCCGACGGTGTTCCACATGAACGAGGGACACGCGGGGTTCCTCGGCGTCGAGCGGATCCGGGAACTCTGCAGCGATCCGGCGCCGGGAGCGACAGGCCCCCTCGACTTCGACACTGCGGAGGCCGTCGTGCGGGCGTCCAACATCTTCACCACCCACACCCCGGTGCCTGCCGGCATCGACAGATTCCCGCTCGACATGGTGCGCTACTACCTCGACGCCGACGACGCAGGGAACTCGCGGTTGGTGCCGGGGCTGTCGGTGGCCACCGTTCTCGACCTGGGCGACGAGGCGGATCCCGGCGTGTTCAACATGGCCCACATGGGCTTTCGGCTCGGCCAGCGGAGCAACGGGGTCTCACAGTTGCACGGTGCGGTCAGTCGTGAGATGTTCGCCGACCTCTGGCCGGGTTTCGACGCAGGCGAGGTGCCGATCGGAGCCGTCACCAACGGGGTGCACGGACCCACCTGGACGGCCCGGCGCTGGCAGGAACTGGCTGTGGACGACGGAGACGGCGCCGCCGGGGTCGTCGCGGAGCTGCCCGCCGACGAGATCTGGGAGATCCGTTCGACTCTGCGGGCCCGGCTGGTCGACGAGGTGCGTCGACGGGCGCACGCCAGCGGCCGGGACCGGGGGTTCACCGACGCCGAACTGGGGTGGACGGGCGACATCTTCGATCCGACCGCCCTGACCATCGGCTTCGCCCGCCGCGCGGCGACCTACAAACGACTCACCCTGATGCTGCGCGACCCCGAGCGGATGCGACGCATCCTCACCGATCCGGATCGCCCGGTACAGCTGGTCATCGCGGGTAAGGCCCACCCAGCCGACGACGGCGGCAAGGCACTCATCCAGCAGGTGGTCCGATTCACCGACGACCCCGACCTCCGGGACCGGATCGTCTTCCTGCCCGACTACGACATCTCGATGGCGCGCGAGATCTACGCCGGCTGTGACGTCTGGCTCAACAACCCGGTTCGTCCGATGGAGGCGTGCGGGACATCCGGGATGAAGTCCGCCATGAACGGCGGACTCAACCTGTCCATCCTCGACGGCTGGTGGGACGAGATGGCCGATGGCGAGAACGGCTGGGCGATCCCGTCCGCGGAGGGGGTCGCCGACGAGCACCGACGCGACGATCTCGAGGCGGAGGCGCTCTATTCGCTGCTCGAGGAGACCGTGATCCCGATGTTCTACAACCGGTCGGGCGCGGGTGTGCCCGACCGCTGGGTGGAGATGGTCCGGCATACGCTGAACCGCCTCGGGCCGAAGGTCCAGGCGTCGCGGATGGTGCGGGACTACACGACCGCCCTCTATGGCCCGGCGGCCACACAGTTCGCCTCCATCTGCGCGGACGAGTTCGCCCCGGCGCACGATCTCGCCGACTACCGGCACCTGCTCGATCGGAGTTGGCCTGCGGTGCAGATCGCCGGCATCGACGAGTCGGGGTCCGGCGACTCCCTCGTCGAGGACAGCCCGCAGCGGGTGAGCCTGACGCTCACCGCCCACGTGGCGCTCGGCGAGCTGACGGCCGACCGGGTACGCGTCCAGGCGCTGGTGGGCCGGGTGACCGACGACGGCGAGATCATCGATCCCGTGATCGCCGAGATGACCCCGACGGCCGGTACCGACCCCTCCGGGCGCACGCTGTTCGTGTCGACCGTGTCCCCCGCCCGATCCGGCCGCCACGGATACACCGCGCGGGTCCTGCCCCGGCATCCGCAACTCTCCGACGACGCCGAACTCGGTCTGGTGCGCTATCCCGTCGGGACGGCCGCCGACGCGGGACCGGCATGGGCCGGGACCAGCCCGGTCTCCGGCGCACACTCCTGA
- a CDS encoding RecB family exonuclease — MSTTTEAGPVPGSAETAGPTESGPSPRGLVGRPLALSPSRAADFKQCPLLYRYRAIDRFPETPTQAQTRGTVVHSALENLFDMPAELRTQESADLLVEGAWAAMCEADPQLSDVVDESQSGRFVAEAQKLIATYYTMENPTAFEAESCEEHVEIDVDDVLMRGFIDRIDVAPTGEIRVVDYKTGRSPSEAYEAKALFQMKFYALAILRTRGVVPKRLQLMYLSDGQQLVYEPDRAELERFSRTLKAIWSAIRSAVASGDFRPRRSRLCNMCEHKARCPEFGGEVPPYPGPPPGFTP, encoded by the coding sequence GTGAGTACGACAACCGAAGCCGGGCCCGTTCCCGGGTCCGCGGAGACCGCGGGCCCCACCGAGAGCGGACCGTCGCCGAGAGGACTGGTCGGGCGCCCGTTGGCCCTGTCCCCCTCGCGCGCAGCCGACTTCAAACAGTGTCCGCTGCTCTACCGCTACCGGGCGATCGACCGATTCCCGGAGACCCCGACGCAGGCACAGACGCGCGGGACGGTGGTGCATTCCGCATTGGAAAATCTCTTCGACATGCCGGCGGAGCTGCGTACCCAGGAGTCCGCAGACCTGCTCGTCGAGGGCGCATGGGCGGCGATGTGCGAGGCCGATCCGCAGCTGTCCGATGTGGTCGACGAGAGCCAGAGTGGGCGGTTCGTGGCCGAGGCCCAGAAACTCATCGCGACGTATTACACGATGGAGAACCCGACTGCTTTCGAGGCCGAATCCTGCGAAGAACACGTCGAGATCGACGTCGACGACGTGTTGATGCGCGGATTCATCGATCGGATCGACGTCGCACCGACCGGAGAGATCCGGGTCGTCGACTACAAGACGGGGAGATCACCCAGCGAGGCCTACGAGGCCAAAGCGCTCTTCCAGATGAAGTTCTATGCGCTCGCGATCCTGCGCACCCGTGGCGTGGTGCCCAAGCGGCTCCAGTTGATGTACCTGTCCGACGGTCAGCAGCTCGTCTACGAGCCCGACCGGGCCGAGCTCGAACGATTCTCGCGCACCCTGAAAGCGATCTGGTCGGCGATCCGGTCGGCGGTCGCCAGTGGCGATTTCCGTCCGCGCCGTTCGCGGCTGTGCAACATGTGTGAGCACAAGGCGCGTTGTCCCGAGTTCGGCGGCGAGGTGCCGCCCTACCCGGGGCCGCCACCGGGATTCACCCCTTGA
- a CDS encoding response regulator: protein MTDGDSQAAAEPITVIVADDQTTIRHALATMLDLVADITVLATASNGQEAVAAVAEHRPRVLLTDLRMPVMDGATATAEVCAHFPETVVVLLTTYDDETSILSALQAGARGYLTKDAGRDEIATAIRVAAGGQSVLDPVVQTRLIAAIGQQPSGSISATGASPNPDAQSPLDALTARETEVLDLIAEGLTNREIARRLVISEATVKTHINNLFAKLALRDRAHAMRIAIDHGLGGG, encoded by the coding sequence ATGACCGATGGCGATTCGCAGGCCGCGGCAGAGCCGATCACCGTGATCGTCGCGGACGACCAGACGACGATCCGCCACGCTCTGGCCACCATGCTGGATCTCGTCGCCGACATCACCGTGCTCGCGACGGCGAGCAACGGCCAGGAAGCGGTGGCCGCGGTAGCCGAGCACCGCCCCCGCGTCCTACTGACCGACCTGCGGATGCCGGTGATGGACGGCGCCACCGCCACCGCCGAGGTCTGCGCGCACTTTCCCGAGACCGTCGTTGTCCTGCTCACCACCTACGACGACGAGACGTCCATCTTGTCGGCCCTCCAGGCCGGGGCACGCGGATATCTCACGAAGGACGCGGGACGCGACGAGATCGCCACCGCCATCCGGGTCGCTGCAGGTGGCCAGTCCGTGCTTGACCCGGTTGTGCAGACACGGCTGATCGCCGCGATCGGCCAGCAGCCTTCCGGTTCGATCTCGGCCACCGGCGCTTCCCCGAACCCTGACGCTCAGTCGCCTCTAGACGCGCTCACTGCACGGGAGACCGAGGTCCTCGATTTGATCGCAGAGGGGCTCACGAACAGGGAAATCGCGCGCCGCCTGGTGATCAGCGAAGCCACCGTCAAGACCCACATCAACAATCTGTTTGCCAAACTTGCGCTTCGCGACCGCGCGCACGCCATGCGCATCGCCATCGATCACGGCCTCGGTGGCGGCTGA
- a CDS encoding sensor histidine kinase, producing MLQPFLVVAFAFATIVTLRQRDAEGGAFQVVLIVVSASLLLTVTVPDSVIGSRSRLIIAILAAICAGVIMGIGGQGWPGTFSYMVALHASIRFQPRIAAAIITLNVTVAIVVQLSWAPVDITPWWANLLVFVSVIPGMARYTRRQTLAAADEVVRQTKRAAESEARTRALGERAAIARDIHDVLAHSLSGVSMQLSLADALFDSDRTDEGRVAVRTARQLVVSGLDEARAAVQTLRGDTIDPVSAISRIVSGPTETFTVIGTARPMPGRWAHTLVRIAQESVTNARRHAPGAPLHVALTFAPSTIDLTARSGARPREAAEHTTASSGLGLVGMRERAESIGATLDVGPLPADDHGYPGGWSVRLRVPCANHEE from the coding sequence GTGCTCCAACCATTCTTGGTGGTCGCATTCGCCTTCGCGACGATCGTGACCCTGCGCCAGAGAGACGCAGAGGGCGGAGCCTTCCAGGTGGTGCTGATCGTCGTGTCGGCGAGCTTGCTGCTGACGGTCACGGTGCCCGATTCGGTCATCGGCAGCCGGTCCCGGCTGATCATCGCCATCCTGGCCGCGATCTGCGCAGGCGTGATCATGGGTATCGGGGGACAAGGGTGGCCCGGCACGTTCTCGTACATGGTTGCGTTACACGCGAGCATTCGCTTCCAGCCGCGGATCGCCGCTGCGATCATCACGCTCAACGTGACCGTCGCGATCGTCGTCCAGCTGTCCTGGGCGCCCGTGGACATCACACCGTGGTGGGCGAATCTGCTCGTTTTCGTGAGCGTGATTCCCGGGATGGCCAGGTACACCAGGCGGCAGACACTCGCCGCGGCCGATGAAGTTGTGCGACAAACGAAACGCGCCGCCGAGTCCGAGGCCCGGACACGCGCGCTCGGCGAGCGTGCCGCGATCGCCCGAGACATCCACGATGTCCTGGCCCACTCCCTGTCCGGCGTGAGCATGCAATTGTCGCTGGCCGATGCGCTGTTCGACTCGGACCGTACCGACGAGGGACGTGTCGCAGTGCGCACGGCCCGCCAGCTGGTGGTCAGCGGTCTCGACGAGGCCCGCGCGGCGGTCCAGACCCTGCGCGGCGACACCATCGACCCGGTCTCCGCGATCAGCCGGATCGTCTCCGGTCCGACCGAGACCTTCACCGTGATCGGCACCGCCCGCCCGATGCCTGGCCGATGGGCACACACCCTGGTGCGCATCGCGCAGGAATCGGTGACCAACGCCCGCCGCCACGCACCCGGAGCACCACTGCATGTCGCACTCACCTTCGCTCCGTCCACCATCGACCTCACCGCGCGCAGCGGCGCACGACCCCGCGAGGCGGCCGAGCATACGACCGCGAGTTCCGGCCTGGGGCTCGTCGGCATGCGTGAGCGTGCCGAGTCGATCGGGGCCACCCTGGACGTGGGCCCATTGCCCGCGGACGACCACGGGTACCCAGGCGGTTGGTCTGTACGACTGCGTGTTCCGTGTGCAAACCACGAGGAGTAA
- the hisG gene encoding ATP phosphoribosyltransferase, whose product MLRVAVPNKGSLSESAGAVLAEAGYRKRSDPKDLTVLDNANDVEFFFLRPKDIAIYVGSGTLDLGITGRDLALDSGATVDEQISMGFGSSTFRYAAPAGKGWTVEELAGKRIATSYPNLVRADLGRRGLDAEIIRLDGAVEISIQLGVADAIADVVGSGRTLRQHGLAAFGDSLCDSEAVLISQGGAERTRAAKQFIARVQGVVFGQQYVMIDYDCPRTILEEASALTPGLESPTVAPMADPDWVAVRAMVPRKEHQGLMDELSELGAKAILATDIRSCRF is encoded by the coding sequence ATGTTGCGCGTAGCCGTGCCCAACAAGGGATCGCTCTCCGAATCGGCGGGGGCCGTGTTGGCCGAAGCCGGATATCGCAAGCGTTCCGACCCCAAGGATCTCACCGTCCTCGACAACGCCAACGACGTCGAGTTCTTCTTCCTGCGGCCCAAGGACATCGCCATCTACGTGGGGTCCGGCACGCTCGACCTCGGCATCACCGGACGGGACCTCGCACTCGACTCGGGCGCCACCGTCGACGAACAGATCTCGATGGGCTTCGGCTCCTCGACCTTCCGGTACGCCGCCCCCGCCGGGAAGGGCTGGACCGTCGAGGAACTGGCGGGCAAGCGGATCGCGACGTCGTACCCGAATCTGGTGCGTGCCGACCTCGGCAGGCGCGGGCTCGACGCCGAGATCATCCGTCTCGACGGAGCCGTCGAGATCTCGATCCAGCTCGGAGTGGCGGATGCGATCGCCGACGTCGTGGGATCGGGCCGCACGCTGCGCCAGCACGGATTGGCCGCGTTCGGCGACTCGCTGTGCGACTCGGAGGCCGTGCTGATCTCGCAGGGTGGCGCGGAGCGGACCAGGGCCGCCAAGCAGTTCATCGCCCGCGTCCAGGGCGTCGTCTTCGGGCAGCAGTACGTGATGATCGACTACGACTGCCCGCGCACCATCCTCGAAGAGGCGTCTGCGCTGACTCCGGGACTGGAATCGCCGACCGTGGCACCCATGGCGGATCCGGACTGGGTGGCCGTGCGCGCGATGGTGCCACGCAAGGAACACCAGGGTCTCATGGACGAGCTGTCCGAGCTCGGGGCGAAAGCGATTCTCGCCACGGACATCCGATCCTGCCGGTTCTGA
- a CDS encoding tRNA (adenine-N1)-methyltransferase — MPTSGPFTVGDRVQLTDAKGRKFTVNLEEGKLFHTHRGAIAHDDLIGSPEGSIVSATSGTQYLALRPLLVDYVLSMPRGAQVIYPKDAAQIVTEGDIFPGARVLEAGAGSGALTCSLLRAVGPEGTVTSYEVRDDHAEHAVRNVDTFFGGRPANWDLVIDDLAHLDTSGLSADGRFDRIVLDMLAPWEPLDVVRDAITPGGVLIVYVATVTQLSRVMEAMREQECWTEPRAWESLVRDWSAVGLAVRPEHKMQGHTAFLITTRRLADGVTTLRPQRRPSKG, encoded by the coding sequence ATGCCGACATCCGGCCCCTTCACCGTAGGTGACCGCGTACAGCTCACCGATGCCAAGGGACGCAAGTTCACCGTGAACCTCGAGGAGGGGAAGCTCTTCCACACCCACCGTGGCGCGATCGCCCACGACGATCTGATCGGCTCCCCGGAGGGGAGCATCGTGTCGGCGACCAGCGGGACACAGTATCTGGCGCTGCGACCGCTGCTGGTGGACTACGTCCTGTCGATGCCGCGGGGCGCGCAGGTCATCTATCCGAAGGACGCGGCGCAGATCGTCACCGAGGGCGACATCTTCCCCGGTGCGCGGGTCCTGGAGGCGGGGGCAGGCTCTGGCGCACTGACCTGTTCATTGCTCCGTGCCGTCGGACCCGAGGGCACGGTCACCTCCTACGAGGTCCGGGACGATCACGCCGAACATGCCGTCCGCAACGTCGACACGTTCTTCGGCGGCAGGCCTGCCAACTGGGATCTCGTGATCGACGATCTCGCACATCTGGACACGTCCGGACTGTCTGCCGACGGCCGTTTCGACCGCATCGTGCTCGACATGCTGGCCCCGTGGGAGCCCCTCGACGTGGTCCGGGACGCGATCACCCCTGGCGGCGTGCTGATCGTTTATGTGGCGACGGTCACGCAGTTGTCGCGCGTCATGGAGGCGATGCGTGAGCAGGAGTGCTGGACGGAGCCACGTGCCTGGGAGTCCCTGGTGAGGGACTGGAGTGCCGTCGGGCTCGCGGTGCGTCCGGAACACAAAATGCAAGGCCATACGGCCTTTCTCATCACGACGCGACGGCTCGCGGACGGGGTCACGACGCTTCGTCCGCAGCGTCGGCCGTCGAAAGGGTGA
- a CDS encoding thioesterase family protein: MESCYYVPIDRPETQTPEAGAGVEYFQPTEATQSVWAATMQHGGPPSGLMMRSLLRCDPDPGQRFTRVTTEILGPIGLGVNRIRAQVIRPGRQISLVGTDLEVRQSDGSFRLAARSVGWRLRTADTSAIVEEPAPLTPLPAELTPVAGVTGNEDLGVDWGTTGFIGSIESATIAGRTGDTPAVWIRPAIPLVGGEEISDLESVFSVIDIANGMGTRLRTDEWTWMNTDTTVHLTRTPSGPWVGIDADMVQGPEGFGATFGDLYDTEGFIGRSAQTVLLSRR; this comes from the coding sequence GTGGAGAGCTGTTACTACGTGCCGATCGACCGCCCGGAGACACAGACACCAGAGGCCGGGGCAGGTGTCGAGTACTTCCAGCCCACCGAGGCGACACAGAGCGTGTGGGCGGCGACGATGCAGCACGGCGGACCGCCGTCGGGACTGATGATGCGGTCACTGTTGCGGTGCGACCCGGACCCGGGACAGCGGTTCACGCGGGTGACCACCGAGATCCTCGGTCCGATCGGGCTCGGGGTGAACCGAATCCGCGCCCAGGTGATCCGCCCGGGACGGCAGATCAGCCTGGTGGGCACCGATCTGGAGGTGCGGCAGTCCGACGGTTCGTTCCGGCTCGCCGCGCGGTCGGTCGGCTGGCGGTTACGCACGGCCGACACCTCGGCGATCGTCGAGGAGCCCGCCCCACTGACCCCGCTACCTGCCGAGCTGACTCCGGTCGCGGGCGTCACCGGAAATGAGGACCTCGGAGTCGATTGGGGCACAACGGGTTTCATTGGTTCGATCGAATCGGCAACCATTGCCGGCCGTACCGGCGACACCCCGGCGGTGTGGATCCGACCGGCGATCCCGCTCGTCGGCGGTGAGGAGATCTCCGATCTGGAGTCGGTCTTCAGCGTCATCGATATCGCGAACGGTATGGGTACCCGTCTGCGTACCGACGAGTGGACGTGGATGAACACCGACACCACCGTGCACCTCACCCGGACGCCCAGCGGGCCGTGGGTGGGCATCGACGCCGATATGGTGCAGGGCCCGGAGGGTTTCGGAGCGACTTTCGGTGACCTCTACGACACCGAAGGGTTCATTGGCCGGTCGGCGCAGACAGTGTTGCTCTCGCGTCGCTGA
- the arc gene encoding proteasome ATPase: MPEESFIPAYASPVARPDSQRSSFARPADSKDLQERVDNLTARNAKLLDTLKEARQQLVALREEVDRLGQPPSGYGVLLDIHPDSTVDVFTSGRKMRLTCSPNIDVESLSKGQTLRLNEALTIVEACEFDSVGEISTLREILGDGSRALVVGHADEERVVWLAEPLMGEVDGEDGKRRKLRPGDSLLIDTKAGFAFERVPKAEVEDLVLEEVPDVGYEDIGGLGRQIEQIRDAVELPFLHKDLFRDYALRPPKGVLLYGPPGCGKTLIAKAVANSLAKKIAQVRGDDAKEAKSYFLNIKGPELLNKFVGETERHIRLIFQRAREKASEGTPVIVFFDEMDSIFRTRGSGVSSDVETTVVPQLLSEIDGVEGLENVIVIGASNREDMIDPAILRPGRLDVKIKIERPDAESAMDIFSKYLTEQLPVHADDLNEFGGDRTACVNAMIERVVERMYAESDDNRFLEVTYANGDKEIMYFKDFNSGAMIQNVVDRSKKYAIKSQLDTGQPGLRVQHLFDSILDEFAENEDLPNTTNPDDWARISGKKGERIVYIRTLVTGKSAGASRAIDTETNTGQYL; the protein is encoded by the coding sequence ATGCCCGAAGAGAGTTTCATCCCCGCGTATGCGTCGCCGGTCGCGCGTCCGGACTCGCAACGCTCGTCATTCGCACGACCGGCCGACTCCAAGGACCTGCAGGAACGGGTCGACAACCTGACTGCGCGCAATGCGAAGCTGCTCGACACCCTCAAGGAGGCCCGCCAGCAACTCGTGGCCCTCCGTGAGGAGGTCGACCGGCTCGGACAGCCGCCGAGTGGCTATGGCGTGCTCCTCGACATCCACCCCGACAGCACCGTGGACGTCTTCACCTCTGGTCGCAAGATGCGGCTCACGTGCTCGCCGAACATCGACGTCGAGTCGCTCAGCAAAGGGCAGACCCTGCGGCTGAACGAGGCACTGACAATCGTCGAGGCGTGTGAGTTCGACTCCGTCGGCGAGATCAGCACGCTGCGGGAGATCCTCGGCGACGGTAGCCGTGCGCTCGTCGTCGGCCATGCCGACGAGGAACGCGTCGTCTGGCTGGCCGAACCGCTGATGGGTGAGGTCGACGGCGAGGACGGCAAGCGCCGCAAACTGCGCCCCGGCGATTCGCTGCTCATCGACACCAAGGCCGGCTTCGCCTTCGAGCGTGTGCCCAAGGCCGAGGTGGAGGATCTGGTCCTCGAAGAGGTCCCCGACGTCGGCTACGAGGACATCGGCGGACTCGGTCGCCAGATCGAGCAGATCCGCGATGCCGTCGAGCTCCCGTTCCTGCACAAGGACCTGTTCCGCGACTACGCACTGCGCCCGCCCAAGGGTGTGCTGCTCTACGGCCCGCCCGGATGTGGCAAGACCCTCATCGCCAAGGCGGTCGCCAACTCGCTGGCCAAGAAGATCGCTCAGGTGCGTGGCGACGACGCGAAAGAGGCGAAGTCGTACTTCCTCAACATCAAGGGCCCCGAGCTGCTCAACAAGTTCGTGGGCGAGACAGAGCGTCACATCCGACTGATCTTCCAGCGCGCCCGTGAGAAGGCGTCCGAGGGCACCCCGGTGATCGTCTTCTTCGACGAGATGGATTCGATCTTCCGGACCCGTGGATCCGGCGTCTCGTCGGACGTGGAGACCACCGTCGTGCCGCAGCTGCTCAGTGAGATCGATGGCGTCGAGGGCCTCGAGAACGTCATCGTGATCGGCGCATCGAACCGTGAGGACATGATCGATCCGGCGATCCTGCGTCCCGGCCGGCTCGACGTGAAGATCAAGATCGAGCGCCCCGACGCCGAGTCTGCGATGGACATCTTCTCCAAGTACCTCACCGAGCAGCTGCCGGTGCACGCCGACGATCTCAACGAGTTCGGCGGCGACCGCACCGCGTGCGTCAACGCGATGATCGAGCGGGTCGTGGAGCGGATGTACGCCGAGAGCGACGACAACCGGTTCCTGGAGGTCACCTACGCCAACGGCGACAAGGAGATCATGTACTTCAAGGACTTCAACTCCGGCGCCATGATCCAGAACGTCGTCGACCGGTCCAAGAAGTACGCGATCAAGTCACAGCTCGACACCGGCCAGCCAGGTCTTCGGGTGCAGCACCTGTTCGACTCGATCCTCGACGAGTTCGCCGAGAACGAGGACCTGCCGAACACCACCAATCCGGACGACTGGGCCCGGATCTCGGGCAAGAAGGGCGAGCGGATCGTCTACATCCGCACGCTGGTCACCGGCAAGAGCGCAGGCGCGAGCCGTGCGATCGACACCGAGACCAACACGGGCCAGTACCTGTAG